The proteins below come from a single Leishmania major strain Friedlin complete genome, chromosome 20 genomic window:
- a CDS encoding putative N-acyl-L-amino acid amidohydrolase, translated as MTSPISALVQEVHPEALQWRRHIHEYPYVAYEEQPTADYVADVLSSMPAPLDIRRLTPNSVVADLRGGAGEGPMYALRADMDALPLQEESGEPFSSKRPGVMHACGHDAHTAMLLGAVKVLCQMRDRIRGTVRFVFQHAEEVVPSGAKQLVGLGVLDGVSMIFGLHVAAEYPVGTISTRPGTLCGACDDFDIVIRGAGGHASQPELCVDPILIASEVVANLQSVVSRRVSALKAPVLSVTQIVGGTGAYNVIPDTVRMRGTLRCLDRDTQARVPSLMEEIIAGITKAHGAQYELSWLEPNIVTYNDAKAYEVVKSAAEEMLGKDAFVVKEEPMFGVEDFSEYQAVIPGCYALLGAKPYGDGKTPLAHNCMFRVNEDAFAHGIGLHVNVIRRLLIDS; from the coding sequence ATGACGTCACCGATAAGCGCTCTGGTTCAGGAGGTGCATCCGGAGGCTCTGCAGTGGCGCCGCCACATCCACGAGTATCCATATGTTGCGTATGAGGAGCAGCCCACCGCCGACTACGTGGCGGACGTCCTCAGCAGCATGCCCGCACCGCTGGACATTCGCCGGCTGACGCCGAACAGCGTCGTGGCGGACCTgcggggtggcgctggcgagggCCCCATGTACGCCCTGCGCGCCGACatggatgcgctgccgctgcaagaggagagcggcgagccCTTCAGCTCGAAGCGGCCAGGCGTGATGCACGCATGTGGCCACGATGCCCACACGGCGATGCTGCTTGGGGCGGTGAAGGTGCTGTGCCAGATGCGCGACCGCATCCGTGGGACCGTTCGCTTTGTTTTCCAGCacgccgaggaggtggtcccgagcggcgcgaagcagctGGTGGGCCTTGGTgtgctggacggcgtgtCCATGATCTTTGGGCTGCACGTCGCTGCAGAGTACCCTGTCGGCACCATCTCGACCCGACCGGGCACCCTCTGCGGTGCGTGCGACGACTTTGACATTGTGatccgcggcgctggcgggcaTGCCTCGCAGCCGGAGCTGTGTGTCGACCCCATTCTCATTGCCTCCGAGGTCGTGGCAAACCTCCAGTCCGTTGTATCGCGCCGCGTGAGCGCGCTGAAGGCTCCTGTACTGAGCGTAACGCAGATCGTgggcggcaccggtgcgtACAACGTGATTCCGGATAccgtgcgcatgcgcggcacACTGCGCTGCCTCGACCGCGACACTCAGGCTCGGGTGCCCTCTCTGATGGAGGAGATCATCGCCGGCATCACAAAGGCACACGGCGCCCAGTACGAGCTGAGCTGGCTGGAGCCCAACATCGTGACGTACAACGACGCGAAGGCGTACGAAGTGGTGAAGAGCGCAGCTGAGGAAATGCTTGGTAAAGATGCGTTTGTTGTGAAGGAGGAGCCGATGTTCGGCGTGGAGGACTTCTCCGAGTACCAGGCAGTGATCCCGGGCTGTTATGCTTTACTCGGAGCGAAGCCGTACGGAGATGGGAAAACCCCACTGGCACACAACTGCATGTTCAGAGTCAACGAGGACGCCTTTGCGCACGGGATTGGGCTGCACGTGAATGTCATCCGCCGTCTGCTGATTGATTCGTAA
- a CDS encoding putative N-acyl-L-amino acid amidohydrolase, with protein MSFVQTLITAVQPEVVQWRRHIHEYPYVAYEEQPTADYVADVLSSMPAPLDIRRLTPNSVVADLRGGAGEGPMYALRADMDALPLQEESGEPFSSKRPGVMHACGHDAHTAMLLGAVKVLCQMRDRIRGTVRFVFQHAEEVIPSGAKQLVGLGVLDGVSMIFGLHVDVMRPSGSIWCRVGTIMGACNDFDIVIRGAGGHASQPELCVDPILIASEVVANLQSVVSRRVSALKAPVLSITTFEGGRGSYNVIPDTVRMRGTLRCLDRDTQAQVPSLMEEIIAGITKAHGAQYELSWLEPNIVTYNDAKAYEVAKAAAIRLVGEGNYHDLSTPLLGVADFSEYQAVVPGCLCWLGVGNSALGDANNHNYSSRFRMNEAGMELGVKHHVLIIASLMMQTEGSKE; from the coding sequence ATGTCATTTGTGCAGACACTAATCACAGCTGTGCAGCCTGAGGTGGTGCAATGGCGCCGCCACATCCACGAGTATCCATATGTTGCGTATGAGGAGCAGCCCACCGCCGACTACGTGGCGGACGTCCTCAGCAGCATGCCCGCACCGCTGGACATTCGCCGGCTGACGCCGAACAGCGTCGTGGCGGACCTgcggggtggcgctggcgagggCCCCATGTACGCCCTGCGCGCCGACatggatgcgctgccgctgcaggaggagagcggcgagccCTTCAGCTCGAAGCGGCCAGGCGTGATGCACGCATGTGGCCACGATGCCCACACGGCGATGCTGCTTGGGGCGGTGAAGGTGCTGTGCCAGATGCGCGACCGCATCCGTGGGACCGTTCGCTTTGTTTTCCAGCACGCCGAGGAGGTGATCCCgagcggcgcgaagcagctGGTGGGCCTTGGTgtgctggacggcgtgtCCATGATCTTTGGGCTGCACGTCGACGTCATGCGTCCCTCTGGGTCCATCTGGTGCCGTGTAGGAACAATTATGGGTGCGTGCAACGACTTTGACATTGTGatccgcggcgctggcgggcaTGCCTCGCAGCCGGAGCTGTGTGTCGACCCCATTCTCATTGCCTCCGAGGTCGTGGCAAACCTCCAGTCCGTTGTATCGCGCCGCGTGAGCGCGCTGAAGGCTCCTGTACTGAGCATTACCACCTTCGAGGGCGGGAGAGGAAGCTATAACGTGATTCCGGATAccgtgcgcatgcgcggcacATTGCGCTGCCTCGACCGCGACACTCAGGCTCAGGTGCCCTCTCTGATGGAGGAGATCATCGCCGGCATCACAAAGGCACACGGCGCCCAGTACGAGCTGAGCTGGCTGGAGCCCAACATCGTGACGTACAACGACGCGAAGGCGTACGAGGTAgccaaggcggcggcgattCGTCTTGTCGGTGAGGGCAACTATCATGACCTCTCCACTCCTCTTCTGGGGGTCGCAGATTTTTCGGAATATCAAGCGGTGGTACCCGGCTGTCTGTGCTGGCTGGGCGTGGGAAACAGCGCTTTGGGAGACGCCAACAATCACAACTACAGCTCAAGGTTCCGAATGAACGAGGCAGGGATGGAGCTTGGTGTGAAGCACCATGTGCTCATAATTGCATCGCTCATGATGCAGACAGAAGGCTCGAAGGAGTAG
- a CDS encoding putative N-acyl-L-amino acid amidohydrolase produces MVGEQIVTHIPHSIVHKKTFSMQPSISFIDAVKDEVVQWRRHIHEYPYVAYEEQPTADYVADVLSSMPAPLDIRRLTPNSVVADLRGGAGEGPMYALRADMDALPLQEESGEPFSSKRPGVMHACGHDAHTAMLLGAVKVLCQMRDRIRGTVRFVFQHAEEVVPSGAKQLVGLGVLDGVSMIFGLHVAAEYPVGTISTRPGTLCGACDDFDIVIRGAGGHASQPELCVDPILIASEVVANLQSVVSRRVSALKAPVLSVTQIVGGTGAYNVIPDTVRMRGTLRCLDRDTQARVPSLMEEIIAGITKAHGAQYELSWLEPNIVTYNDAKAYEVVKSVAEEMLGKDAFVVKEEPMFGVEDFSEYQAVIPGCFSLVGIRDEAFGSVYTEHSSKFRIEESALQAGVMMHVGTIVKLMME; encoded by the coding sequence ATGGTGGGTGAGCAGATCGTTACTCACATTCCTCACTCTATCGTACATAAAAAGACCTTCTCCATGCAGCCGTCCATCTCATTCATCGACGCTGTAAAGGATGAGGTGGTGCAGTGGCGCCGCCACATCCACGAGTATCCATATGTTGCGTATGAGGAGCAGCCCACCGCCGACTACGTGGCGGACGTCCTCAGCAGCATGCCCGCACCGCTGGACATTCGCCGGCTGACGCCGAACAGCGTCGTGGCGGACCTgcggggtggcgctggcgagggCCCCATGTACGCCCTGCGCGCCGACatggatgcgctgccgctgcaagaggagagcggcgagccCTTCAGCTCGAAGCGGCCAGGCGTGATGCACGCATGTGGCCACGATGCCCACACGGCGATGCTGCTTGGGGCGGTGAAGGTGCTGTGCCAGATGCGCGACCGCATCCGTGGGACCGTTCGCTTTGTTTTCCAGCacgccgaggaggtggtcccgagcggcgcgaagcagctGGTGGGCCTTGGTgtgctggacggcgtgtCCATGATCTTTGGGCTGCACGTCGCTGCAGAGTACCCTGTCGGCACCATCTCGACCCGACCGGGCACCCTCTGCGGTGCGTGCGACGACTTTGACATTGTGatccgcggcgctggcgggcaTGCCTCGCAGCCGGAGCTGTGTGTCGACCCCATTCTCATTGCCTCCGAGGTCGTGGCAAACCTCCAGTCCGTTGTATCGCGCCGCGTGAGCGCGCTGAAGGCTCCTGTACTGAGCGTAACGCAGATCGTgggcggcaccggtgcgtACAACGTGATTCCGGATAccgtgcgcatgcgcggcacACTGCGCTGCCTCGACCGCGACACTCAGGCTCGGGTGCCCTCTCTGATGGAGGAGATCATCGCCGGCATCACAAAGGCACACGGCGCCCAGTACGAGCTGAGCTGGCTGGAGCCCAACATCGTGACGTACAACGACGCGAAGGCGTACGAAGTGGTGAAGAGCGTAGCTGAGGAAATGCTTGGTAAAGATGCGTTTGTTGTGAAGGAGGAGCCGATGTTCGGCGTGGAGGACTTCTCCGAGTACCAGGCAGTGATCCCGGGCTGTTTTTCTCTGGTGGGCATTCGCGATGAAGCATTTGGCTCCGTGTACACGGAGCACAGCTCGAAGTTCAGAATTGAGGAGTCAGCTTTGCAGGCCGGTGTGATGATGCACGTGGGCACCATTGTGAAACTGATGATGGAGTGA